The DNA window CGCTTAGGAGACTATGCCCGGGTCTACGCTAAAAAACGAGATATGCGGGAAGCCATTGCTAAAAAGCTGGTTCGCAAGCCCACCTCCTTCGGGGGCATGATGGTCAGCACAGGCGATGCAGATGGCATGGTTGCTGGCGTTGCCACCGCCACCAGCATTGTGATCCAAACCGCCACCCTGACTGTGGGTTTTCAGGAAGGCTTATCAACGCCCTCCAGTTTCTTTATCATGATCATCCCCGAATTTCAAGGTGAGCAGGACAAGATCTTTATCTTTGCCGATTCTGCAGTGAATATTCAACCCAACGCCCAACAATTAGCCGAAATAGCCATCGCTTCCGGCAGCAACGCTAAAGCCCTTTTGGGAATCGACCCAAAAATTGCTTTTCTGTCCTTCTCCACTCAGGGTTCTGCCGGCCATGCTGATGCGGATAAAGTTGTGGAAGCGCTGGGAATCGCCAAGAAAATCAGACCTGAGTTTGATATGGATGGAGAATTCCAACTGGATGCTGCCATTATTCCAAAAGTTGCTGCCAAGAAGGTTAAAGAGAGCGAAGTAGCCGGACAAGCCAACGTCCTCATTTTTCCCGATCTGGATTCAGGTAATATCGGCTACAAACTGGTGCAGTATATGGCTAACGCCAAAGCTATTGGACCCATTCTTCAGGGCTTCGCCAAACCGGTAAATGATATGAGTCGTGGAGCTAGTGTTGAGGATCTTGTTGCCGTTTCTGCTATTACATCTGTCCAGGCAAAAGGATAGAGACGTAGCCATGCTACATCTCTACTAAAGGGAAATGAATTTATGAAAATACTGGTCTTCAACTGCGGCAGCTCCTCCATCAAATTCAAACTGTTCCAGATGCCCGAAGAAACGGTTCTCGCAGAGGGTGCTCTAGAACGCGTTGGCAGTAAAGATGCCTCAGCCACCCTCAAAACGCCCGGAGGGTCCATTGAGACCAAGCTGGCCATCGCCGACT is part of the Candidatus Neomarinimicrobiota bacterium genome and encodes:
- the pta gene encoding phosphate acetyltransferase → MDIIQHFIKKAQGNPARIVYPEATDPRILEAAVKVHELGIAQPILVGNVQAVTDMANELGFVLDGIEIIDSKTDDRLGDYARVYAKKRDMREAIAKKLVRKPTSFGGMMVSTGDADGMVAGVATATSIVIQTATLTVGFQEGLSTPSSFFIMIIPEFQGEQDKIFIFADSAVNIQPNAQQLAEIAIASGSNAKALLGIDPKIAFLSFSTQGSAGHADADKVVEALGIAKKIRPEFDMDGEFQLDAAIIPKVAAKKVKESEVAGQANVLIFPDLDSGNIGYKLVQYMANAKAIGPILQGFAKPVNDMSRGASVEDLVAVSAITSVQAKG